From a single Pseudoalteromonas nigrifaciens genomic region:
- a CDS encoding response regulator → MTYSVVIVEDEVEVAQLLAQYLLLPNGVAGNNTPKQSLRQGQYQVVGIAGNLATAKALLQAVNPDLVLLDIHLPDGNGLDLLSDLRRLNIKSEVMLLTAAKEVEILEKAMQLGASDFLVKPLMLSRLDQALARFEARQQCFSAAVEVTQSMVDTLFGSKERVSTTTRLPKGVDSLTLKKIITAFNEHKETAFTAQQMGDLVGVSRSTARRYLEYMLEAEQVRADQSYGSIGRPERCYKICQ, encoded by the coding sequence ATGACGTACTCAGTAGTGATAGTGGAAGATGAAGTAGAGGTTGCGCAGTTATTAGCACAATATTTACTGCTACCCAATGGTGTTGCAGGAAACAACACACCCAAGCAAAGTCTCAGGCAAGGGCAGTATCAGGTAGTGGGCATTGCCGGTAACTTAGCTACGGCAAAGGCTTTGTTGCAGGCAGTTAATCCAGATTTAGTGTTACTTGATATTCATTTGCCCGACGGTAACGGCTTAGACTTATTGAGTGATTTGCGCCGCTTAAACATAAAAAGCGAAGTGATGTTGCTCACAGCGGCAAAAGAAGTGGAAATACTCGAAAAAGCAATGCAGTTAGGCGCCAGTGACTTTTTAGTAAAACCACTCATGTTAAGTAGGTTAGATCAAGCTCTGGCACGTTTTGAAGCTCGGCAACAATGTTTTTCGGCTGCTGTTGAGGTAACGCAGTCTATGGTTGATACTCTATTTGGTTCAAAAGAGCGCGTTAGCACCACAACACGCTTACCCAAAGGAGTCGACTCGCTTACCTTAAAAAAAATAATAACTGCATTTAATGAACATAAAGAAACAGCATTTACAGCTCAGCAAATGGGCGATTTAGTGGGTGTAAGCCGATCGACTGCTCGCCGATATCTAGAATATATGCTTGAAGCGGAACAGGTTAGAGCCGATCAAAGCTATGGTAGTATTGGTCGTCCAGAGCGTTGCTATAAAATATGCCAATAA
- a CDS encoding ATP-binding protein, which produces MKNTNPLSPLQHMVKKPKRLETRLIIWVTGLCVLQALLFGALVYQLTAQSLHSHIGDKALAVASSIASRVDVIKALQNPKDLLAINEEVEEIRQLTGADFIVIGDENALRIVHPDEKKIGKRMVGGDSQAALKGERYISLARGSLGESIRGKVPVYSNNNQIIGLVSVGFLVQSIDPLIRSRSIEILIWGLVVVGLSIVVAIYIGQRVRNAIFGLQPDEIARLFSEQNAILNTVRNGIIALDPEGNVRKLNQRACEILDKPLAYTHQPLTLADLLPEHAEFLLRNQSREIVGFELFAADKRIILSRFALQVQGQADGILLSMRPSDELEYLSQQLTKVQAFAELLRVQTHDYSNKLNLIGALVQMGKNEQAIEIIGQESQGSQAQIHNLLERIQDPVLAGLLVGKYHKARELNVVLTLNPDSLLGEITRKDILERVVSILGNLIDNAIDAAIRASDTRAAKVRVTVDETSKTLLFDVEDSGFGLGPDHNVIFTPQYSSKSGAEHGIGLYLVKTNLDSCGGSLEIGESDLLGARLSVYIPK; this is translated from the coding sequence ATGAAAAACACCAACCCGCTAAGCCCATTGCAACATATGGTTAAAAAACCTAAACGCCTAGAAACTCGGCTAATTATTTGGGTAACCGGTTTATGTGTATTACAAGCATTGTTGTTTGGCGCGTTGGTGTATCAGCTTACGGCGCAAAGCTTACATAGTCACATTGGCGACAAAGCATTGGCCGTTGCCAGCAGTATAGCCTCACGCGTTGATGTTATAAAAGCACTGCAAAATCCAAAAGATTTATTGGCTATTAACGAGGAAGTAGAAGAAATAAGGCAACTCACTGGAGCCGACTTTATTGTTATTGGCGATGAAAATGCATTGCGTATTGTGCATCCTGATGAAAAGAAAATTGGCAAGCGTATGGTGGGTGGCGATAGCCAAGCTGCATTAAAGGGTGAGCGCTATATTTCGCTTGCCCGTGGCAGTTTAGGAGAGTCAATTCGCGGTAAGGTGCCTGTTTATTCGAATAATAACCAAATAATAGGCTTGGTATCGGTCGGGTTTTTAGTACAGTCAATTGACCCTCTTATACGTTCTCGCAGTATTGAGATTTTAATTTGGGGCTTAGTGGTGGTGGGCTTAAGTATTGTGGTGGCTATTTATATTGGTCAGCGGGTGCGAAATGCTATTTTTGGTTTACAGCCAGATGAGATTGCGCGGTTGTTTTCAGAACAAAATGCTATTTTAAATACGGTGCGTAACGGTATAATTGCGCTCGACCCCGAGGGGAATGTACGTAAGTTGAATCAACGTGCTTGCGAAATTTTAGATAAACCTCTTGCTTATACTCACCAACCCCTCACGCTTGCTGATTTACTTCCTGAGCATGCTGAATTTTTGCTGCGTAACCAGTCACGTGAAATAGTAGGGTTTGAACTATTTGCCGCCGATAAACGAATAATATTATCGCGCTTTGCTTTGCAGGTACAAGGCCAAGCTGATGGCATTTTACTTAGTATGCGCCCCTCTGATGAACTCGAATATTTAAGCCAACAACTTACTAAAGTGCAAGCGTTTGCGGAGCTGTTAAGAGTGCAAACTCATGACTATTCAAATAAGCTCAATTTAATTGGGGCGTTAGTGCAAATGGGCAAAAATGAGCAAGCGATTGAAATTATAGGTCAAGAAAGCCAAGGATCGCAGGCGCAAATACATAACTTGTTAGAGCGAATACAAGATCCTGTGCTTGCAGGTTTGTTAGTTGGTAAATACCATAAAGCAAGAGAGTTAAATGTGGTGTTAACGCTTAACCCTGATAGCTTGCTTGGTGAAATAACTCGCAAAGATATTTTAGAGCGGGTGGTATCTATTTTAGGTAACCTAATCGACAACGCGATTGATGCGGCCATTCGAGCATCAGATACTCGTGCTGCTAAAGTGCGGGTAACGGTTGATGAAACCAGCAAAACGCTACTTTTTGATGTAGAAGATAGCGGTTTTGGTTTAGGACCTGATCATAATGTGATATTTACCCCACAATACAGCTCTAAGTCGGGGGCGGAACATGGAATTGGTTTGTATTTAGTTAAAACTAATTTAGATTCGTGCGGTGGGAGTTTAGAAATAGGTGAATCAGATCTACTGGGTGCGCGCCTCAGTGTTTATATCCCCAAATAA
- a CDS encoding CoA transferase subunit A produces the protein MAGFDKVVSSYSEAMAGLEDGMTVIAGGFGLCGIPEGLIGQIKRQGIRNLTVVSNNCGVDGFGLGVLLEDKQIRKMVASYVGENALFEQQLLSGELDVELTPQGTLAEKMRAGGAGIPAFYTATGVGTPVAEGKETRNINGRDYLLEHSITGDFAIVKAWKADRFGNCIYRHTAMNFNPMAATAGKITVLEVEEIVEPGELEPSQIHTPGIYIDRVIKGVFEKRIEKVTTQAAKQ, from the coding sequence ATGGCAGGATTCGATAAAGTAGTAAGCAGTTACAGCGAAGCAATGGCAGGGCTTGAGGATGGCATGACAGTGATTGCCGGTGGTTTTGGCTTGTGCGGTATACCGGAGGGACTTATTGGCCAAATTAAACGCCAAGGTATTCGTAACTTAACTGTGGTGTCTAATAACTGTGGCGTAGATGGTTTTGGTTTAGGCGTGTTACTAGAGGATAAACAAATACGCAAAATGGTGGCCTCGTATGTGGGCGAAAATGCCTTATTTGAGCAGCAACTACTTAGTGGTGAGCTAGATGTAGAGCTTACTCCACAAGGTACACTGGCTGAAAAAATGCGCGCTGGTGGTGCAGGTATTCCTGCTTTTTATACCGCCACTGGAGTAGGCACGCCAGTGGCTGAGGGCAAAGAAACGCGCAATATTAATGGTCGAGACTACTTGTTAGAACACAGTATTACCGGTGACTTTGCCATTGTAAAAGCCTGGAAAGCGGATCGCTTTGGTAATTGTATTTATCGCCATACCGCGATGAACTTTAATCCTATGGCCGCCACCGCAGGTAAAATAACTGTACTCGAAGTAGAAGAAATTGTAGAGCCTGGGGAGTTAGAGCCAAGCCAAATACACACTCCCGGTATTTATATCGATCGGGTTATAAAAGGGGTGTTTGAAAAACGCATAGAAAAAGTGACCACCCAAGCAGCAAAGCAATAA
- the fusA gene encoding elongation factor G, translating into MADLSKYRNIGIFAHVDAGKTTTTERILKLTGKIHKSGDTHDGTSVTDFMDQEAERGITIQSAAVSCFWKDHRFNVIDTPGHVDFTVEVYRSLKVLDGGIGVFCGSGGVEPQSETNWRYANESGVARVIFVNKLDRMGADFFRVTNQVQKVLGATPLIMTLPIGREDEFVGVVDVLTKQAYVWDATGLPENYTIEDVPADMVDQVEEYHELLIETAVEQDDELLETYMEGVIPSIEDVKRCIRKGTRDLAFFPTYCGSAYKNKGMQLILDAVVDYLPSPTEVDPQPLMDEEGNENGEFAIVSTDLPFKALAFKIMDDRFGALTFVRIYSGKLNKGDTILNAFTGKTERVGRMVEMQADDRNELASAQAGDIIAIVGMKNVQTGHTLCDPKHPVTLEPMVFPTPVISIAVQPKDKGGNEKMGVAIGKMVAEDPSFQVETDEDSGETILKGMGELHLDIKVDILKRTYGVDLIVGQPQVAYRETITKEIEDSYTHKKQSGGSGQFGKIDYRIKPGEVASGFTFKSSVVGGNVPKEFWPAVEKGFKSMMGTGVLAGFPVLDVEVELFDGGFHAVDSSAIAFEIAAKGAFRQSIPKAGAQLLEPIMKVDVFTPEDHVGDVIGDLNRRRGMMKDQEPGLTGVRIKVDVPLSEMFGYIGSLRTMTSGRGQFSMEFSHYAPCPNNVAEAVIAAEKEKKAAK; encoded by the coding sequence ATGGCAGATTTATCGAAGTACAGAAACATTGGTATTTTCGCGCACGTTGATGCGGGTAAAACTACCACCACTGAGCGTATACTAAAGCTTACTGGTAAAATCCACAAAAGTGGTGACACGCACGATGGCACATCAGTTACAGATTTCATGGATCAAGAAGCTGAGCGTGGTATTACTATTCAGTCTGCGGCTGTAAGCTGTTTCTGGAAAGATCACCGTTTTAACGTTATCGATACTCCTGGACACGTTGACTTCACTGTTGAAGTTTACCGTTCACTTAAAGTATTAGATGGCGGCATCGGTGTATTCTGTGGCTCTGGTGGTGTTGAACCACAATCAGAAACTAACTGGCGTTATGCGAATGAGTCAGGTGTAGCACGTGTTATTTTCGTAAACAAATTAGACCGTATGGGTGCTGATTTCTTCCGTGTAACTAATCAAGTACAAAAAGTACTTGGTGCAACTCCATTAATCATGACTTTACCAATCGGTAGAGAAGATGAGTTTGTTGGTGTTGTTGACGTTTTAACCAAGCAAGCATATGTTTGGGATGCGACTGGTCTTCCAGAAAACTACACTATTGAAGACGTTCCTGCAGACATGGTTGACCAAGTTGAGGAATACCATGAGTTACTTATCGAAACTGCTGTTGAGCAAGACGATGAGCTACTAGAAACGTACATGGAAGGTGTAATCCCTTCAATTGAAGATGTGAAGCGTTGTATCCGTAAAGGTACTCGTGACCTTGCTTTCTTCCCAACATACTGTGGCTCAGCATACAAAAACAAAGGTATGCAGCTTATTCTTGACGCAGTTGTTGATTACTTACCATCTCCTACAGAAGTTGATCCTCAACCTCTTATGGATGAAGAAGGTAATGAAAACGGCGAATTCGCTATCGTATCTACAGACCTACCATTTAAAGCGTTAGCATTCAAAATAATGGATGACCGTTTTGGTGCGTTAACATTCGTACGTATTTACTCAGGTAAACTAAACAAGGGTGACACTATCCTTAATGCGTTTACTGGTAAAACTGAGCGTGTTGGCCGTATGGTTGAGATGCAAGCAGATGACCGTAATGAATTAGCTAGCGCACAAGCTGGTGACATCATTGCTATCGTAGGCATGAAAAACGTGCAAACTGGTCACACATTATGTGATCCTAAGCACCCAGTAACACTTGAGCCAATGGTATTCCCAACTCCAGTAATCTCGATTGCTGTACAGCCTAAAGATAAAGGCGGTAATGAGAAAATGGGTGTTGCTATCGGTAAAATGGTTGCAGAAGATCCATCTTTCCAAGTTGAGACTGATGAAGATTCAGGCGAAACTATTCTTAAAGGAATGGGCGAGCTTCACTTAGATATCAAAGTAGATATCCTTAAGCGTACTTACGGTGTAGACCTTATTGTTGGTCAACCACAGGTTGCTTACCGTGAAACTATCACTAAAGAAATTGAAGATAGCTACACGCATAAGAAACAGTCTGGTGGTTCTGGTCAGTTCGGTAAAATTGATTACCGTATTAAGCCAGGCGAAGTTGCTTCTGGTTTCACGTTTAAATCATCTGTTGTTGGTGGTAACGTACCTAAAGAATTCTGGCCTGCAGTTGAGAAAGGCTTTAAGTCAATGATGGGCACTGGTGTTCTAGCTGGCTTCCCAGTACTTGACGTTGAAGTTGAGCTTTTTGATGGTGGCTTCCACGCAGTGGATTCATCAGCAATCGCGTTCGAAATCGCTGCTAAAGGTGCTTTCCGTCAATCTATCCCTAAAGCGGGTGCACAACTTCTTGAGCCAATCATGAAAGTTGACGTGTTCACGCCGGAAGATCATGTAGGTGACGTAATCGGTGACCTTAACCGTCGTCGTGGTATGATGAAAGACCAAGAGCCTGGTTTAACTGGCGTTCGCATTAAAGTAGACGTACCGTTATCAGAAATGTTCGGTTACATCGGTTCATTACGTACAATGACATCAGGTCGTGGTCAGTTCTCTATGGAGTTCTCACATTACGCACCATGTCCTAATAACGTTGCTGAAGCTGTAATCGCTGCAGAAAAAGAGAAAAAAGCTGCTAAGTAA
- a CDS encoding OprO/OprP family phosphate-selective porin: MKASNTQLALAVAAALASTSVLADNDTDKLQQQLDALQKEVSALKKSSGFNLEFGGRVQLDYNYFDGAYNADNGGSGGSDFFPRRIRTYVASEHGNWDHKLLLEFGEGTAEIVMARVRYAFDNGLKIKAGKIREDISLNALTSSKHINTIERSSLANTFSPFFRWGASAYQYFKDSGFRYAVGVYKNDAFGATGNDENDRLTLAATGRVTWSSAAPGDVIHLGAWHSYRDMGGNELGARFARGEVREANTRLVDYAAGGVTAALDSLSQSGLEFAYQADSLTLEAEYASRSLNAVNSADLLDGERFDGFHVSASYFLGGEQRQYKASSALFVQPKNIKNAWELVARVSQMDATSSLQGTQATTYTLGTSYYISSDIKFMGNLIYSDVTGPGTTALVGDEDSGMGFSARMQYLF, from the coding sequence ATGAAAGCAAGTAACACACAACTCGCTTTGGCAGTAGCTGCCGCATTAGCGAGCACATCAGTTTTAGCCGATAACGATACCGATAAATTACAACAGCAATTAGATGCATTACAAAAAGAAGTCAGTGCATTAAAAAAATCGAGTGGTTTTAATTTAGAGTTTGGTGGACGCGTACAGCTTGACTACAACTATTTTGATGGCGCTTACAATGCAGATAATGGCGGCTCTGGCGGCAGTGATTTTTTTCCGCGACGTATTCGTACTTACGTTGCTAGCGAGCATGGTAATTGGGATCACAAGTTATTACTCGAATTTGGCGAAGGCACAGCTGAAATTGTTATGGCACGTGTACGTTATGCGTTTGATAACGGGCTTAAAATTAAAGCAGGTAAAATTCGCGAAGATATATCGCTTAATGCATTAACCAGCTCAAAACATATCAACACTATTGAGCGTAGTAGTTTAGCAAATACCTTCTCGCCATTTTTTCGTTGGGGTGCATCGGCTTACCAATACTTTAAAGATTCGGGATTTCGCTACGCAGTGGGTGTTTATAAAAATGATGCCTTTGGCGCAACGGGTAATGATGAAAACGACAGGCTAACTTTGGCTGCAACAGGGCGCGTAACGTGGTCAAGTGCTGCACCGGGTGATGTGATTCATTTAGGGGCGTGGCATTCATATCGTGATATGGGCGGCAATGAATTAGGTGCGCGTTTTGCTCGTGGAGAAGTTCGCGAAGCTAATACTAGGCTTGTTGATTATGCCGCTGGTGGCGTAACCGCAGCACTTGATAGCTTATCGCAAAGCGGACTTGAATTTGCTTACCAAGCAGATTCTTTAACCCTTGAAGCTGAATATGCAAGCCGCTCGTTAAACGCAGTTAATAGCGCAGACTTGCTAGATGGCGAGCGCTTTGATGGTTTTCATGTATCGGCAAGTTACTTTTTAGGTGGCGAGCAGCGCCAATACAAAGCAAGTTCAGCATTATTTGTACAACCTAAAAACATTAAAAATGCATGGGAGTTAGTTGCGCGTGTTTCACAAATGGATGCAACTAGCAGCTTACAAGGGACGCAAGCAACTACTTATACATTAGGCACATCTTATTACATCAGTAGCGATATTAAGTTTATGGGCAACCTTATTTACAGTGATGTGACAGGCCCTGGTACTACAGCTTTGGTAGGCGATGAAGACTCTGGTATGGGCTTTAGTGCGCGTATGCAGTATTTATTTTAA
- a CDS encoding 3-oxoacid CoA-transferase subunit B, protein MALTREQIAKRVAMELQDGYYVNLGIGIPTLVANYVPDNIAVMLQSENGLLGMGQYPTADALDADMINAGKETVTAATGAAIFNSAESFAMIRGGHVDLTVLGAFEVDQNGNIASWMIPNKLIKGMGGAMDLVAGAKNIICTMTHANKHGESKLLSECSLPLTGVGCINKVITDLALLEIKDGAFHLLERAPGVSVEEIQAKTQGRLIIPKNTPEMTF, encoded by the coding sequence ATGGCATTAACACGTGAACAAATCGCCAAGCGAGTCGCGATGGAATTACAAGATGGCTATTACGTTAATTTAGGCATTGGTATTCCTACCTTAGTAGCTAACTATGTCCCCGATAATATTGCAGTAATGCTGCAATCAGAAAATGGCCTACTGGGTATGGGGCAGTATCCTACTGCCGATGCGCTCGATGCTGATATGATAAACGCCGGTAAAGAAACCGTTACTGCCGCCACTGGCGCAGCAATTTTTAACTCAGCCGAAAGCTTTGCGATGATCCGCGGCGGTCATGTTGACTTAACCGTATTGGGTGCCTTTGAGGTTGACCAAAACGGCAATATTGCTAGCTGGATGATCCCCAATAAGTTAATAAAAGGTATGGGCGGTGCGATGGATTTAGTGGCTGGTGCAAAAAACATTATTTGTACCATGACCCACGCTAACAAGCATGGTGAGTCAAAATTACTCAGTGAGTGCAGCTTACCGCTCACCGGCGTGGGGTGTATTAATAAAGTAATTACCGACTTGGCCTTACTGGAAATTAAAGATGGTGCATTTCATTTATTAGAGCGCGCCCCCGGAGTGAGCGTAGAAGAAATTCAAGCGAAAACACAGGGGCGTTTAATTATCCCTAAAAACACACCCGAAATGACATTTTAA
- a CDS encoding tripartite tricarboxylate transporter permease codes for MFDGIMLGLSTVLDFNNLMYVIAGCLVGTFIGMLPGLGPITAIALMIPITYSIGADSGMILMAGVYYGAIFGGSTSSILINAPGVAGTVASSFDGYPLAKQGHAGKALAIAAYSSFIGGTIGAILLMVAAPLLAKVSLSFQSPDYVVLMFLGLTAIAAFSNKGQFLKAMMMTVFGLMLATVGIDPSSGTDRFTFGQADLLDGISFLLVAMATFALAEALVNVVKPEKKDAKNINDSDTPQIGSTKLTKSEIKEIAPVIGRSSILGFIVGVLPGAGATIASFMAYATERNLAPKGLKEKFGKGSLRGLAAPESANNAACTGSFVPLLTLGIPGSGTTAIMLGALIAYGIQPGPMLMQENPSVFWSVIVSMYFGNIVLLILNLPLIPYFAKVLAMPKSVLTVMILFFSLIGVYLVSFNTFDLFMMVGFALVALVLRLLAFPMAPLLLGFILGDMIERNFRRSMMISDGSLSFLWDRPLTLSIFVISILVLLFPLKDYLMQRRADKAALQEQA; via the coding sequence ATGTTTGATGGAATTATGCTTGGTTTGTCGACCGTGCTCGACTTTAATAATTTAATGTATGTGATTGCTGGCTGCCTAGTGGGCACTTTTATTGGTATGTTACCGGGGTTAGGGCCAATTACTGCGATTGCATTAATGATCCCGATTACTTATAGCATAGGTGCCGACTCAGGCATGATTTTAATGGCAGGTGTTTATTATGGTGCCATTTTTGGTGGTTCTACTTCATCTATTTTAATTAACGCACCAGGGGTTGCGGGTACGGTGGCATCCTCCTTTGATGGCTACCCACTGGCAAAACAAGGCCATGCAGGTAAAGCATTGGCAATTGCTGCCTACTCCTCCTTTATAGGGGGCACTATCGGCGCTATATTGTTAATGGTTGCCGCACCTTTATTAGCTAAAGTATCGCTGAGTTTTCAATCACCAGATTATGTAGTGCTGATGTTTTTAGGCTTAACCGCAATTGCAGCGTTTTCTAATAAAGGACAATTTTTAAAAGCGATGATGATGACGGTATTTGGGCTAATGCTTGCTACTGTTGGCATCGATCCTTCATCGGGCACCGACCGATTTACTTTTGGCCAAGCGGACTTACTTGATGGTATTAGCTTTTTATTAGTGGCTATGGCAACCTTTGCATTAGCAGAAGCGTTAGTTAACGTAGTAAAACCAGAGAAAAAAGACGCCAAAAATATTAACGATTCAGATACGCCGCAAATAGGTTCAACTAAGTTAACTAAAAGCGAGATTAAAGAAATAGCGCCAGTGATTGGTCGCTCGTCTATTTTGGGCTTTATTGTCGGTGTGTTACCGGGCGCAGGCGCAACTATTGCAAGTTTTATGGCTTATGCAACCGAGCGCAACTTAGCACCGAAAGGCTTAAAAGAAAAATTTGGTAAAGGCTCATTACGTGGTTTAGCTGCACCCGAATCGGCTAATAATGCGGCATGTACTGGCTCATTTGTACCTTTGTTAACGCTAGGTATTCCGGGCTCAGGTACTACGGCTATTATGCTAGGGGCATTAATTGCCTATGGTATACAACCAGGGCCAATGCTTATGCAAGAAAACCCCAGTGTTTTTTGGTCTGTTATTGTTAGTATGTACTTTGGTAATATAGTGCTGCTTATTTTAAACTTACCGCTTATTCCTTACTTTGCAAAAGTATTAGCTATGCCCAAATCGGTACTCACAGTAATGATTTTGTTCTTTAGCTTAATTGGTGTGTATTTGGTGTCTTTTAATACCTTTGACTTATTTATGATGGTGGGATTTGCCTTAGTGGCGTTGGTATTACGATTATTAGCTTTTCCTATGGCACCTTTATTACTCGGTTTTATTTTGGGTGATATGATAGAACGTAATTTCCGTCGCTCTATGATGATTTCTGATGGTTCATTGAGCTTTTTATGGGATCGCCCACTTACATTGAGTATATTTGTTATTTCAATTTTAGTGCTTTTATTTCCGTTAAAAGATTACTTAATGCAGCGCCGTGCAGATAAAGCTGCGCTTCAAGAGCAGGCTTAA
- a CDS encoding tripartite tricarboxylate transporter TctB family protein, with product MMNRELLGPSLFLALFTLYAVVAWQIPLLPFEEYETVTSATLPKVYAAFGIVVCLLAIATTLLKPSEKEATDENLEKSHVLRTISLLVLMVIYSAMLEPVGFLISTSTFLLAGFFVMGERRKGILLFASIPVAVVFWFLMTQVLGIYLVPGDLWS from the coding sequence ATGATGAATCGCGAATTACTAGGGCCAAGTTTATTCTTGGCGCTATTTACCCTGTACGCCGTTGTTGCATGGCAAATTCCACTTTTACCGTTTGAAGAATACGAAACGGTTACTTCTGCAACTCTACCTAAAGTATATGCCGCGTTTGGTATTGTGGTGTGTTTACTTGCTATTGCTACAACATTACTTAAACCAAGCGAAAAAGAAGCTACCGATGAAAACCTCGAAAAATCACATGTACTGCGTACTATTAGCTTATTAGTGCTAATGGTGATTTATAGCGCCATGTTAGAGCCGGTTGGGTTTTTAATTTCGACCAGTACATTTTTGTTAGCAGGCTTTTTTGTAATGGGTGAAAGGCGCAAAGGTATTTTATTATTTGCATCGATTCCGGTTGCTGTGGTGTTTTGGTTTTTAATGACTCAAGTGCTAGGTATTTACTTAGTTCCGGGCGATTTGTGGAGTTAA
- a CDS encoding Bug family tripartite tricarboxylate transporter substrate binding protein — MKLFKSLKSLKTTVLAASLVLSSPFVMADIHFLVPGGPGGGWDTTARGVGEGLVKSGIEDNASFQNMSGGGGGRAIAYLIESGTKKGDILMVNSTPIVLRALTGRIPYSYRDLTPVASMIADYGAFVVRNDSPFKTWQDVVKSIKEDPSSVKVAGGSARGSMDHLVAAQAVKAAGIDGRRLRYIPYDAGGKAKAGLLSGEVNLLSTGLSEALEVANGGQARILAVTSGGPLPDYPEIPTLKSLGYDMEFVNWRGFFAAPNLPAEKLAEYTKKLRKLQSTPEWEVVRARNGWLNLFQEKEQFIKSLEAQEAQLKVVMEELGFIRTLQ, encoded by the coding sequence ATGAAATTATTTAAGTCACTTAAATCACTAAAAACCACAGTACTTGCAGCATCGCTGGTACTTAGCAGCCCATTTGTAATGGCCGACATTCACTTTTTAGTACCTGGCGGCCCTGGTGGCGGTTGGGATACAACAGCACGTGGTGTAGGCGAAGGTTTAGTTAAGTCAGGTATTGAAGATAATGCGTCTTTTCAAAATATGTCGGGTGGCGGCGGCGGTCGTGCTATTGCTTACTTAATTGAGTCGGGCACTAAAAAGGGCGATATTTTAATGGTTAACTCAACACCTATCGTATTGCGTGCATTAACTGGTCGCATTCCTTATAGCTACCGCGATTTAACTCCTGTTGCCAGCATGATTGCCGATTATGGCGCATTTGTGGTGCGTAACGATTCGCCATTTAAAACGTGGCAAGATGTTGTTAAATCAATCAAAGAAGATCCAAGCTCAGTAAAGGTAGCGGGCGGTTCTGCGCGTGGCAGTATGGATCATTTAGTTGCAGCGCAAGCAGTTAAAGCGGCGGGTATTGATGGTCGACGTTTACGTTATATTCCTTACGACGCCGGTGGTAAAGCAAAAGCTGGATTACTATCAGGCGAAGTTAACTTACTTTCTACCGGCTTAAGTGAAGCACTAGAAGTAGCTAATGGTGGTCAAGCACGCATTTTAGCGGTTACCTCAGGTGGGCCGTTACCGGATTACCCAGAAATACCTACCCTTAAATCTCTTGGTTACGATATGGAATTTGTAAACTGGCGTGGTTTTTTTGCAGCGCCGAACTTACCTGCTGAAAAATTGGCAGAGTACACCAAAAAACTGCGCAAATTACAAAGTACTCCTGAGTGGGAAGTTGTCCGTGCACGTAACGGTTGGTTAAATTTATTCCAAGAAAAAGAGCAGTTTATTAAGTCATTAGAAGCGCAAGAAGCGCAGCTTAAAGTAGTGATGGAAGAGCTTGGCTTTATCCGTACATTGCAATAA